GGTCTCGTCAGACCAGTTGACCGCCAAGACTGCACTGGCCACCGGTTGCACAAAAGGCAACAGGGTTTTGCCCAAGTCTGAATCCCCAAAGACCTGGCGAAAACGGCGGGTATACCAGCCCAAAATATCCGGCATGGCCAACATCCGGAGCGTATCCTGACTGGCAAGGCCATCATAGAGGATGACATCATAGGTTTGGCTCTGGCTCAACTCCCGCAGGTAGTTCAACGCCAAGGCCCGATCCATGCCGGGGAGAACTCCCAACTCTTGGCCATACACCGAGCGAAAGAAGGGCGATCGCAGATATTGCTGCTCCATCTCCTTAAGCTGTTCCCAGCTTTTCTCCAACAAATGGGTTGTTTTCAGGGACTGAACCCACAGGTTGGAGCTTAACTGCTGGGGTTCAACGCCCAACTCACAGCCCAGCATTAACCCCAGGGCAGGGCTTGAGTCCTGGGACAACAGCAACACAGCTTTGCCCTGCTCGGCATAGGCTTTAGCTGCCGCGATCGCCAGGGTTGTGCACCCTGTGCCCCCCTTACCCAGTAAGGTTAAAATCAAGGTCATCGCCGGAACCGACCCCCAGATGCGGGTTCAACTTCTTCTTCAAAAAACCAGGTGCTGAAGTCATCGTTAAATTTAACCACAACCCCCACATTAGCCCCATCCAGGACTCGGTAGCCCTTGACTTCACCAATGGATCCACTCTCCACGAGTTGCTTAACACCGCCTGACAGACCATCGCGAATGCTGGTCACCCGCACCTT
Above is a window of Prochlorothrix hollandica PCC 9006 = CALU 1027 DNA encoding:
- a CDS encoding Get3/ArsA fold putative tail anchor-mediating ATPase NosAFP, with product MTLILTLLGKGGTGCTTLAIAAAKAYAEQGKAVLLLSQDSSPALGLMLGCELGVEPQQLSSNLWVQSLKTTHLLEKSWEQLKEMEQQYLRSPFFRSVYGQELGVLPGMDRALALNYLRELSQSQTYDVILYDGLASQDTLRMLAMPDILGWYTRRFRQVFGDSDLGKTLLPFVQPVASAVLAVNWSDETLSEPTQKANNLLEQGRDAVADPSQVLAYLVTTAEPIAQATAHYLWGAAQQVGLTVGGVLVNQGHDAAALGDRFAPLPLSVIPAVSGEGLVNHWSTLQQALPEFCADPSVPRSLTVDEALNQIKLFLPGFDKKQVKLTQYGPEITIEAGDQRRNIFLPPSLAGQAVTGAKFADSHLILSFA
- the petP gene encoding cytochrome b6f subunit PetP yields the protein MAIGIGQKVRVTSIRDGLSGGVKQLVESGSIGEVKGYRVLDGANVGVVVKFNDDFSTWFFEEEVEPASGGRFRR